The window AACCACCAGCTGGAAGTTCTCGATCTTGCCGTCCTTGATCTTGATCCAGTGGCTCAGCGCACCGCGGGGCACGTCGGCAAAGCCGACGCCCTCGGCCACGTCGGGCATTTCATGATCCACTGCCAGCTGGCTGTTGCCGCTCTTCACGTTGTCCACCAATTCATCCAGCCACTCTTCCATTTTCTGGGCGATGGTCAGGGTATGGATGCCGCGGGCGGCGGTCCGGCCAAGGGTTGAATGCAGGGCCTCGGGGCCGACGCCAAGATGGTTCAGCACCAAATCCACTGCCGCGACGGTTTCCGGCTGTCCCTTGGCATAGGCTACCAGGACCGCGGCAAGCGGACCGACCTCCATGGGCTGGTCCAAGTAGCGCGGGGCCTTGGACCAGGAATAACGGTCGGTATCCTCTGGCCCAGTGTACTTGGGCTCGGTTACGCCCTGATAGGGATGGCGGGCTTCCGTGCCTTCATACCAGCTCGCGGCCACGTGCTCATAGATAGCGTTGGGATCCACGTCCTGCACGTTGGACAGGTCGCGGTTCATGATCACGCCGGGTGGCAACCAGCGGCTGTTCAGATCCTTCTCGACCTTTGGGTACTCGCCGAAGGCCATATAGTTGGTACATCCGCCGATTCCGGCCCAGTCCTTGTATTCCGCGGCAACGGCCAGAAGATCCGGGATGTAGACCTGCTCAACGAATTCGCGGGTTTCTCGCAACAAGCCGCGATATTCCTCCAGTCTCTCAGGTCGCAATGACTCGTAGCAGGTCACTCCACCGCTGATGGTAAACTGGGTATGCGGCACCTTGCCGCCGAAAATGGCAATGGCCCGCGTTGACCGGATTTGCATGCGCAGGGCTTCCAGATAGTGCGCCGTGCCGATAAGGTTCAATTCAGGGGACAAATAGTACGCCGGATGTCCACCCAGGAAGTCGGCATTGGTAAAGATACCGAGCTGGCCTTGATTGACGAAGGTGGTCAGGCGCTCCTGAACCGCCTTCAAGTCCTCGGCCTTGGTCGGACGCGGGGAGATGTTGTTGGCGAGCTTGGCAGCCTTGACCGGGTCGGCCTGCAGAGCACTGGTTACGTCCACCCAGTCCAGGGCGTGCAGGACGTAGAAGTGGATGAAATGGTCGGCGACGGTTTGCGAAGCCATGACCAGGTTGCGGATGATCCGGGCATTATCGGGAATGTCGACGCCCACGGCGTCGTCCAGGCATCGGGTGGATGCCAGGGCATGAACGTAGTTTCAAACCCCGCAGGCGCGAGCCGTGAAGTGCTGCGCATCTCTCGGGTCCCGGCCTTTCAGGATGGTTTCCAGACCGCGGTAGAGCTGAGATATGGAGCGGGCATTGACGACCTTCCCATTATCAACTTCCACTTCCAGGCGGAGGTGGCCTTCGATCCGGGTAATGGGATCGACGGTGATTGGCCCAGAAAAATCACTCTGGGGTGTTGCCATGACGGCCGCGGGAGCGGCCTGGGGCTTACAGCCTGACATAGTATCTCCTCCTTCAAGAGTTGCTTGCGTGCGGTTTGCTGGGTGTTGCAATTACAGTGGTTTGTAAAACGGGGTCATCTGGTCCCAGAAGCGCGGTTCGCTGCAACCGATGCAGGGATGGCCGGCTTCCACGGGCCAGTTGGTTTCATTGAATTTCACCTCGGGACAGTTGTTGAACGTGTCCGGACCCTTGCAGCCAACTTCCAGCAGGCACCAGCCTTTTTTGGCTTCCTCAGAGTCGAAGGTGGCCGCAAACTCGTAGTTGAAATAGTGGTCCAAACGTTCGCATAACTCATGCACCGTATCACCATAAAACATTCTGGGGCGGTTGAGTCGATCCAGGGCAGGCATGCCTTTGGTCAGCAAATGGACCACGGTACCCACAAAATTATAGGGGCTCGGGGGGCATCCGGCGACGTTGATGGCCCGTGTCTCCAGTCCGAGGTGTTCCATCAATTCATTGACGCCCATGGCCCCTGTGGGGTTGGGCGCGGCCGCCTGGATACCGCCGAAGTTGGCGCAGGCACCGATGGCAATCACGGCTTCGGCATTGGGCAGGTATTTCTCGGCTATCTCCAGCATTGTATTCCCGCCGGTCCTGCCGTAAACCCCGTTGTCCTTGGTGGGAATGCCGCCTTCAACAACGGCGATATAGCCGTAGGGTGATGTAACGGCCTGTTCCAATGCTGCCTTGAAATTGTCACCGGCGGCGGCCATCAAGGTTTTTTGATAGTCCAGGGAAATGGTGTCGAAGAGCAGTTCGTCGATGTAGGGGTTGACCGTGCGGACCACGGACATGGTGCAACCTGTGCATTCCGCGAGGTGAAAATAGACCACCGACGGCCTACGCGGATCAGTGAGCGCCGCGGCGACCTGTTTGGCAAATGAGGCTTCCATGCCCATGACCGCCGCAACACCGGCGCAGAACTTCATGAAGTCGCGACGGTTGATGCCACGACCTTGGAGCCTTTTTTCGGCCCCTTCCTTGGCCAGACCAACACTGAGTTTCATAACCCACCTCCGTCTAAGCAGTTGAATAGAATGAAATCGCCTTGGGTGATACAGGATGTGAAAAAATTTTTTTTAATAATTCTGGTGAACTGTTGAAATATGGCAGAGATGAATGAGAAGAAGCTCTCAATGCAACCTGTGAAAAAAATAACTTTTTACAGCGTCATTATTCCAAAGTCTGATCAATTACTTAGCTATGAGACACGATCATGTCAACTGGATTGCGTTGTATACATAATTAAATTTTATTTTACGAAAAGGCGAAAATGAACAATAAAGTAATATCTATTTTCAGCCACAAACTGGTTATTTTGCAAGAACAGATGCACATGGACGACCGGCAGGAGCCATGGGGCTACTACGGTCTTGTGTGTTGACACACAAAGGGCGCTCAAAAGAGCGCCCTTTGTGACCAGAGCACTTGCGCAGGCAATCCTGCAAAGTTTTGAACACGGAGATTAAAGTCTATGGTGGATTACTCTTGTCAGGCAGGAACCCGTGCGTTGACTTCCCGGCCGATCCTGCTGCCGAACTCCTGGCATGCGGCCAAGTCCGCGTCCGTGGGCACGTTCTTGATGCGCAGGGGCTCCGCGACGATCTCCACCTTGGCGGATTGCAGAAACTCGGAGATCTGTTTTGGGGCTTCTCCGCTCCACCCATAGGAGCCAAAAGCGGCCCCGATCTTGCCCTGGGGCTTAAGGCCTTTCATGTAGGTCAGCATATCCGCGAGTAGCGGGAGCATGCCGTTGTTGTGGGTGGGCGATCCGGCAACAATGGCCTGGGCATCCATGATGAACGGCATGACATCGCTGTGGTGGGCCGCTTTCAAGGACATCAACTGAACGCTGAGGCCTTCGGCAATCAGGCCGTCGGTGACGGCCCGGGCCATCCGCTCGGTGCTCTTCCACATGGTGTCGTAGAACACCACGGCCTTGCGCTGCGGTTTTTGGGCACTCCATTC of the Desulfonatronum thioautotrophicum genome contains:
- a CDS encoding hydrogenase small subunit, with the protein product MKLSVGLAKEGAEKRLQGRGINRRDFMKFCAGVAAVMGMEASFAKQVAAALTDPRRPSVVYFHLAECTGCTMSVVRTVNPYIDELLFDTISLDYQKTLMAAAGDNFKAALEQAVTSPYGYIAVVEGGIPTKDNGVYGRTGGNTMLEIAEKYLPNAEAVIAIGACANFGGIQAAAPNPTGAMGVNELMEHLGLETRAINVAGCPPSPYNFVGTVVHLLTKGMPALDRLNRPRMFYGDTVHELCERLDHYFNYEFAATFDSEEAKKGWCLLEVGCKGPDTFNNCPEVKFNETNWPVEAGHPCIGCSEPRFWDQMTPFYKPL
- a CDS encoding nickel-dependent hydrogenase large subunit yields the protein MSGCKPQAAPAAVMATPQSDFSGPITVDPITRIEGHLRLEVEVDNGKVVNARSISQLYRGLETILKGRDPRDAQHFTARACGVUNYVHALASTRCLDDAVGVDIPDNARIIRNLVMASQTVADHFIHFYVLHALDWVDVTSALQADPVKAAKLANNISPRPTKAEDLKAVQERLTTFVNQGQLGIFTNADFLGGHPAYYLSPELNLIGTAHYLEALRMQIRSTRAIAIFGGKVPHTQFTISGGVTCYESLRPERLEEYRGLLRETREFVEQVYIPDLLAVAAEYKDWAGIGGCTNYMAFGEYPKVEKDLNSRWLPPGVIMNRDLSNVQDVDPNAIYEHVAASWYEGTEARHPYQGVTEPKYTGPEDTDRYSWSKAPRYLDQPMEVGPLAAVLVAYAKGQPETVAAVDLVLNHLGVGPEALHSTLGRTAARGIHTLTIAQKMEEWLDELVDNVKSGNSQLAVDHEMPDVAEGVGFADVPRGALSHWIKIKDGKIENFQLVVPSTWNLGPRCANGKLGPMEEALINTPIADPKRPVELLRTVHSFDPCIACGVHVIDSKTNQVHEFKVL